The Petrocella atlantisensis genome has a window encoding:
- a CDS encoding site-specific integrase, whose product MSSKIEEKKWCATYSRSINAMSEYQLSGNVYLYLAMDKRTYSFPDGYKESAEAYLSYRSKTGIKDKTNRTFSLYLERFFAFLIRKNMVRIEQLAIKDVFSFMGSLSCYEKPTINHTMRAVRYYLKYCYECGFMKKEMFSKLPNPYYNRKSRLPSTYSAEEVKSYLAPLI is encoded by the coding sequence ATGTCTTCCAAGATTGAAGAAAAGAAATGGTGTGCTACATATTCTCGAAGCATTAACGCCATGTCTGAATACCAGTTATCAGGTAATGTCTACCTATATTTAGCGATGGATAAAAGAACGTATTCATTCCCTGATGGATACAAAGAAAGTGCAGAAGCATACTTATCTTATAGAAGTAAAACAGGCATTAAAGACAAAACTAATCGAACGTTTAGTCTTTATCTTGAACGTTTCTTCGCATTCCTAATACGAAAAAATATGGTAAGAATAGAGCAGCTCGCAATAAAAGATGTATTTAGTTTTATGGGTTCCCTATCTTGTTATGAAAAACCAACGATTAACCATACCATGAGAGCGGTTCGCTATTATCTGAAGTATTGTTATGAATGTGGATTCATGAAAAAAGAAATGTTTTCTAAACTACCAAATCCTTATTACAACAGAAAAAGCCGTCTTCCGTCCACATACTCCGCTGAGGAAGTCAAAAGTTACTTAGCTCCATTGATTTAG
- a CDS encoding site-specific integrase encodes MDLGNPCGIRDYAIILLIARLGLRSSDVANLRFTNIDWENELIRLTQMKTGNPLELPLLQDVGEAMIHYLKGARPKSESDHVFIRQVPPYTEFNPGAVGALVRYHLLKSGIHLEGKKKGSHVLRHSLARRLLEHEIPLPVISEILGHTNTETTLTYLRINITELRKCALEVVI; translated from the coding sequence ATTGATTTAGGTAATCCTTGTGGAATTCGTGACTATGCCATAATTCTATTAATTGCCAGACTTGGTCTACGTAGCAGTGATGTGGCAAATCTAAGATTCACCAACATAGATTGGGAAAATGAACTTATCCGGTTAACACAAATGAAAACAGGTAATCCCTTAGAGCTTCCACTTCTTCAAGATGTAGGAGAAGCTATGATCCATTATCTAAAAGGCGCACGACCAAAAAGTGAATCTGATCATGTTTTTATCAGGCAGGTACCGCCATACACAGAATTTAACCCAGGAGCTGTTGGTGCCCTAGTTCGATACCATCTTTTAAAAAGCGGTATCCATCTTGAAGGGAAAAAGAAAGGCTCGCATGTACTCCGCCACAGCCTTGCCCGTCGTTTATTGGAGCATGAAATTCCACTACCTGTAATCTCTGAAATCTTAGGTCATACAAACACTGAAACCACCTTGACCTATCTTAGGATTAATATCACAGAGCTACGCAAATGTGCATTGGAGGTGGTTATTTAA
- a CDS encoding tyrosine-type recombinase/integrase: protein MARLKRAPIMIGVFSNLAEEFIRFKRSLGFKYESETKCLSRFCRFSQKRGIVKPEISRSLAEEWISPREGEATSTRSHRITCIRQFAIYLNHLGYEAYVIPEIKGLTRDSFVPYIFTREQINAVLQAVDETEPWEVAKNMHLALPVIFRILYGCGLRVSEVVHLKYKDVNLEDGILTIREAKTDKDRLIPLSDSVNQSCIDYAEKIWWEKDNEYFFLAPDRTMISTMTVYQRYRRYLDAAGISHGGKGKGPRLHDIRHTFAVHVLQKWIENEVDLSAMLPILSTYMGHTSVRATAKYLRLTAEVYPDLIKRVESSCAFVIPEVAYEGN from the coding sequence ATGGCTAGATTAAAAAGAGCTCCAATCATGATAGGCGTGTTTTCCAACCTTGCAGAAGAATTTATTAGGTTCAAAAGAAGTTTAGGATTTAAATATGAAAGTGAAACAAAGTGCTTATCTCGATTCTGTCGTTTTAGTCAAAAAAGGGGAATTGTTAAACCTGAGATTTCTCGTTCGCTTGCCGAAGAATGGATTTCACCAAGAGAAGGAGAAGCTACAAGTACTCGATCTCATCGTATCACTTGTATAAGACAGTTTGCTATTTATCTTAATCATCTTGGCTATGAGGCTTATGTGATCCCTGAGATAAAAGGGCTGACTCGTGATTCGTTTGTTCCTTACATTTTTACACGCGAACAGATAAATGCCGTGCTTCAAGCCGTTGATGAGACAGAACCATGGGAAGTAGCTAAAAATATGCACTTGGCATTGCCTGTTATTTTTCGTATCTTATACGGATGTGGCCTTAGAGTATCAGAGGTTGTTCACTTAAAGTATAAAGATGTTAACCTAGAAGATGGTATCCTTACAATTCGTGAGGCAAAAACAGATAAGGATCGATTAATTCCGCTGTCTGATTCTGTTAACCAATCCTGCATTGACTACGCAGAAAAAATTTGGTGGGAGAAAGATAATGAGTATTTCTTTCTTGCACCGGATAGAACAATGATTAGTACGATGACTGTCTATCAAAGATACAGACGATATTTAGATGCAGCAGGAATTTCTCACGGTGGTAAAGGCAAAGGACCGCGCTTGCATGATATTAGGCATACTTTTGCTGTTCATGTTCTACAAAAATGGATTGAGAATGAAGTAGACCTCTCAGCTATGCTTCCAATTCTATCTACATATATGGGACATACATCAGTACGTGCTACAGCAAAATATCTACGCTTGACCGCTGAGGTGTATCCGGATTTAATAAAAAGAGTAGAATCATCCTGTGCATTCGTCATTCCAGAGGTAGCTTATGAAGGAAACTGA
- a CDS encoding tyrosine-type recombinase/integrase, whose product MKETDFAHYLTQFLMQYLPSQVGSKRNTQLSYRDSFSLLLRYCRDSEQLYPEKLTVSKVDRALIVRYLQWLEDERHCKATTRNQRLAAIHSFFSFLMVEEPQYIQQGQQILGIPMKKTDKGPLLYLPLESVKGLLEQPDRRTIQGKRDAVVLSLLYDTGARVQELVDLKVGDITLNDTVTVLLTGKGGKSRIVPVMTPTGELIRHYISGSGLTSPVYSRYPLFTNRSNKQLTRAGVTYILKKYAQQAQFHGIEGITGEITPHWLRHSKAMHLLQSGVNLVYIRDLLGHSDISTTEIYARADEKMKRKALTEAYDSPANEELPPWKQNKDLLDWLKSL is encoded by the coding sequence ATGAAGGAAACTGATTTTGCTCATTATCTGACTCAGTTCTTAATGCAATATTTACCCAGTCAAGTGGGAAGCAAACGTAATACACAGCTATCTTACAGGGACTCTTTTTCTTTACTGCTTAGATACTGTCGAGATTCTGAACAACTTTATCCTGAAAAGCTTACAGTTTCGAAAGTGGATAGAGCGTTAATTGTTCGATATCTGCAATGGCTTGAAGATGAACGCCATTGTAAAGCTACAACTAGGAATCAAAGACTTGCTGCAATTCACTCTTTTTTTAGCTTTTTAATGGTTGAGGAACCACAGTACATTCAACAAGGGCAACAAATACTTGGAATACCAATGAAAAAGACGGATAAAGGACCTCTTTTATACTTACCACTAGAAAGTGTTAAGGGATTACTTGAGCAACCTGATCGAAGAACCATTCAAGGGAAGCGTGATGCTGTTGTGTTATCTCTCTTATATGACACAGGAGCTCGGGTACAGGAACTTGTCGATCTTAAAGTTGGTGATATCACACTAAATGATACAGTCACTGTACTTCTGACTGGAAAAGGTGGAAAAAGTAGAATTGTTCCTGTTATGACACCGACTGGCGAGTTAATTCGTCACTATATATCTGGTTCAGGATTAACTTCACCGGTTTATAGTCGTTATCCTCTTTTTACCAACAGAAGTAATAAACAATTAACAAGGGCAGGAGTCACTTATATTCTAAAAAAGTATGCACAGCAAGCTCAATTTCATGGTATTGAAGGTATTACAGGTGAAATCACACCACACTGGTTGAGACACAGTAAGGCAATGCACTTACTTCAATCAGGGGTAAATCTTGTATATATCAGAGATTTGTTGGGGCACTCAGATATTTCAACGACTGAAATCTATGCTCGAGCAGATGAAAAAATGAAGAGAAAAGCCTTAACAGAAGCCTATGATAGTCCAGCTAATGAAGAACTGCCCCCTTGGAAACAAAACAAAGATTTACTTGATTGGCTAAAATCACTTTAG